The Fusarium oxysporum f. sp. lycopersici 4287 chromosome 1, whole genome shotgun sequence DNA segment TTTTTTGGAACCGGCGCTGTGCCAGCGGCTGGAGCGGGAGCGGAGCCCAAGACTCTGCCCGGCTGCGAAAAAGCCTCTGGCTCTGTCTTTCCGCAGATGTTGCCCATGGCTGCCGATGGTGGGGTGCGGTGGGTTCAATATTTTCTGTTGGGCTACAATACAGGGGATAAGTCAAAGAAAAGACTGGGCGTGTGCTGAGATTGCCAGATTGAAATTTGATGAATTGAATTAGAGCGTTGTGTGGCAGCGAGAGACGTGAGGCTGGAGTTTCTTTATGCCAAGATCCGAGGTCAGGAGGGGTTTCCATATAGGGAAACAGGGTCGGAAGCGTTAAGCTTTGTTTGCGATACCCCCAATCGAGTGTTGGTAAATGTCAGTGTATAAAGATATCTAGTGGCGATCACTCAGTCGTGGTGAAGTCAGTTACTCCTTGTAGTCAACTCTGCGGTCATATAGAACTTGCAAAGGATGATCGTGATGGGTTGAGGGATGGAGCGCTGCGCCTCAGGAGGCATGTGAGCAACGTCGAGGTAAGGCGGGCGATGCAAACATCAGCTGTCAGGCCTATTAACTCAAAGAAACACTCTCAAAAACACACCTCAAGCAGTATACCAACTAcctatataatagcctaagATAAGCCTTTTAGCTTATTCGCTGATTACGTACCGTTAGTCTAGCTGCATAGTGCGAGTCGCAACAGTAGGCAAATACAACTACTTCAATTTCATCGACTACATATCTTTGACAGATAATGATGGTAATCGCATTGGGTTTCGAGTGGCTTGCATTGGTAGGTATATCTCTCTCTATCTAAGAGGTCTTCATACCCAAGTTTCGAGTGACGAAGACGGAGAGCATTACGGAGTCAAGTGGGTCTACATCTGCCGTACCCGGAGCGGGGAGTTGCGGTACCGGGAAGACTGGACGGAGGTCGCTGCGAACATGGAATCAGCCATTCGTAAAGACAAATTCTGAAGTTGTTCATAGTCTACATGTTACATATGGGCGTCAACTACATCCGTATGCGATTGTATCTAAATATCTAAAGTGGCTATCCACTATCTGTATTAATTCGAAGCCTATCTATCTAATGCAAGTTAGACGCCAGTCAAACATACAGCAGCCTCGACAAGTTTTGTTTTACTTTCAGTACAGAAATTTCATAGCGGGTCTGAGTGGCTGGTGTCGTTGTCAATAGATAAGGTCAGGTAGATAGATAATACAATAAGATGCACAAGCATAGGGTAACCACCTGAAAACTTGAATTTATCACCTCAACTCTCTGTTCAATTAGCACATGTGGTTCACATGGTGGTAGGCTAGTCATTAGAAATATGTAATCCTTATTCCAGCTATACCTACCACTTGTTGGTAGAAAATCGTACGGGTTGGATACGATTACGTTGTCATGGGCATAGACGTGCATCAACACAAGCTGATACTGAATAATGGGAACAAATATTCACAATAGCTATAACAGTGAACAACGAACAAACCAACTGAAAAAGAGACCCAATAACGAAGGCAAGACCAGAGCTTTAGCCATCCGGGGGTATCGATCCGCTGCAAGTCCCTGAGCCAGTTGTATGGGCCATATCGTCAGTGCTCTAGTCGGAAAAGTTACCGAGAAACATGCTGGAGCGATGAAGTGGATTAACTGCACACAAAGTACTATACAGAGACTATGAGATTCCATCGATGCAGAAATTGGGATGTCATAGTCATTGGCCATATCCATACATGCAGGCGATCAAGAGACATGAACCCCACGCGGAAGATGGAGTGATCGACTCGACTTTGAGGTATTGAACCAGTTCGGCTATGGATTTACAACAAGCGAAGCATAAATACTGACCGAGATTGGCATCCCACGTCCTCAAACCCGCCCAGTTCCCCAGCTCAACTTTGGTGACTTGTCTTCCAGCTGACGGGACTGGCTCTTCACGGGTAAAGCAGGGTTGGAAGAAATCGTAAGCCCTCCACTTGCTGACTTATTCCCTCAGGTACATTATTACTTAGTGTTAAAAACTATCCGTTAGTTCAGGAAAGATAGAAGCGAACGAATGCCTACTGCCTCTGCGACCTGGTAGGTACTCAGCAACCATAGATTGCTCTTGTCTTGCTCTCCCAATCCCTCCATCCTCATTGGCTGAGCATAATTATTCCAGGAAAGCTGGTCCCACTAAAACGCACCATGACCCACTGGAGTTCACAAAGTGCCTTAGTGTCATACCCTGCCCCTCCACCTTCAACCCTTTGAGCCGCCTGGCCATCCGGGTTCTCACTCTCATCGATTCTCTTGGGCCGTTCGCAGCATCCCACTAGGGCCGCCCAGGCCTTCGCATTATCATACTAATGCCGTCGATGAGCACCTCAATCATAAATTTAACTCAGAAACATTCGCGCGCGAaaggataaaaaaaaagagagaagcaaTCGCCGTTATCAAACCGAGCGATTGCTGTTGTGATTCCATATATGAAATCATGGACCACTCAGCGCCTTTcgctcatcatcaccagcagcaaAACCAGCCAACTTCTTTCGAATCCGAAAAAGTCGACTATGGATTTGACAGTTTGCTCGGTCACGATACCTGCCTGACACACGGTCTCGATTCTCTCGGTACCTGCAACAACACTGAGAACGCTTGTCTCGATCAACGCTGTTTTGACCACTATGGTAAAACTGCTGCCATCAAGAACGCTCTTGACATCGGCCTCGATCTTAAGCACGGTACTGATACGATCTCCCAGCGTCATGACCAGGCCAACAACGCCCGTTCCACGAGGGCAAAAAGCCGTACCCAATCAAACATATCCAGTTCTCCTGCAAGAACATTGTCCACTGCGGCAATGAGAGTCTCAGCGCACCGACAAAAGCGAAGGAGACAGTCTGAGCAGACGCATCAATATCATCACCAACTGGACTATCAGCAGTCGTCGCATGTGCACCGAATGCACTCTCCTCATAGCATTCAACAAGATCAGAATCTCCAGCATATCGACCCCACAGCCGTTCTTCAGACCGTCAACGAGAATTTGCAGCACAACTTCAACATGCCACTGTTAGACAGCCAACATACATCGTTTGGCGAATTCCAACACCAGAACCATGCGTTTTCAATGCCCAGTCTCTATGATCGTTGGCCACAAGCCGTTGCTCCCTCCTGGGCCAACATGATGGGCCAAGCCAACGTCGCTAATTGCATGCCAATGTCGTGGACACAACATATGGGATGCAACAACGCCGCCTCTGTTGACTGCACTTCTGCATGCGGCGATGCCAAATGCTGGAGTCAATGTGGCGATGGAGATCATGCGGACTGCTGCTTCGATGCTTCTTGTGACGAGTTTGACTTCTCCCATGCTGCCTGTTGTTTCGAACCCACTTGTGCTGCTCTTGAGCCATGCCTTGATGCCTCTTGCCAGGAGGCAGCAATCCCCTGCAACGATTCGCATTGCGTGAGCACCACCGTTTCCACTACTCCGGCATCTGTGTCTGTTACAACGCCCTCGGCAGAACCTGAACCCGTGGTCAATACCCTAATGAGCCCAGTCGAACCAGGCCAGGGTGTTCCTCTGGATATTGACTCCGCGATGGGTCATGACTTTGGCGATTTCTCTCATGAAATCGGACCTAGTTTTACTGAGGATCTCAACCAACACGTCGGGAATCTTGCAAGTCGTCCCAGTGGCCCAGGGCTGAGCCATAATGGCGCCTTTTCTATGCCTTCACAATCCCCCACACCGAAAACCGAGTTGGCTGAGAAGCAAGCCATAAAAGGAGAAGCCGATTTCACCTGCCAATGGCTTTGTGAAGGAGATGGCGTCCTCTGTTCCAAAAGGTTTGGAAGTAATAAAGAACTCCAGGACCACTGTAAGAATGAACATGTCAAGACTCTGCAGAAGGGCGAAAATGGGTTCTGTTGCACATGGTACGCTTGTATAAGACCCGGTCCATTCTCACAAAAGAGCAAATTGGAACGGCATATGCAGACGCATACCGGATGTGAGTTGTCCCAGATGGTTGAATATCAGGCTCCATCTCGAAGAACGTACTAATTGGTCTGATAGACAAACCAGTTAAATGCGAGATTTGCGGCATAATGCTTTCAGCAAAGCAATCCCTGGAGCAGCACATGCGTACCCACTCAGGAGAGAAACCATGGAAGTGCGAACATCCGGGGTGTGAAGCGCGTTTCAAGCAACAGAGTGCTCTTAGTAAATATGTCAACTCCTGGCTCAATACCAAATGCTAACTCGCTCTTTAGCCATGCACATGCGCACGCATACAGGAGAAAAGCCTTTGCAGTGCGAAATCTGTGGGAAGCGGTTTGGTGAATCTTCCAATCTATCCAAGCACCGTCGCACGCACAATGTTCGTGGTAACCACGTTTGTGAGCACTGCGGCAAAGACTTTCATCGGCTGGATCAACTTCGTCGGCATCTGCAAACTCATCTGCAAGATGGCGGCCGCAAGAGTAGCAAAAGCTCATGAGATGAAGCTCTAAAACTTCCCACAGTTGGGGATATCTCATTTTGAAAGCAAAAAAAGGAAAGTGCTGTCATTTTGGGATTTTGAGGTTGGTACTGGCGTTGAAGGTTTTCCTAATTAAGCCGTCTTGAAATTTGTGATGAAAACTGGCGTTCCTGGACCATGCTGCTCCGGACGAGCCACATGATATTTACGAAGTGAGCGGAAGACTCAGATAAAGGTAGATAGATACCCGATTCCATAATGGACACGAAAAAGATCAAGCTCTCGAGTTGATTGACCATGATCCAGAATGTTCGGCCGAGCGCGACAGGTACTGGTAGTTTAGAATTGGAGCATACTGTGTCCGATGTCGTGTAATGATATCGTTTTGGCAATGGGGGGAGGCCGGGAGGGGTATTTCAATCTTCATTGTCGCCCTCTGATAGTTGTTCATTCGTCCCGCATACCGTCCATTGAAAGTCCTGACTGAAGGCGTGAATCTCAGAAAACTGTACAACCAACTCTGCACTTGAGAATAGTTGGATGCCTATCATTGAGACCACCCCTTTCTTCCATTGAGACATAAGCGATGCACAATATATTGGTTAATCCGCGATCCTTTCGAATTCGATTCTTTAGCAGATCAAATTATCATTCACTGCCTTTGCGGGGTCCTCTTTTAAACGCTGATGCATTTGATACATTCGAGGGGCCCAATTAATAAAAGCAATTTCAGTGACTCATATATGAGATCAGTGAGGCAAAACGACCAACAGGTGTGTCCGGTTTGGTGAAGCTGAAGGGAAATGAGGTGAAAATGAGAAGCTAGGTTTCCTCTATGTCTTTTACTCATTGATGGAAAGATGTCGTTGGGGTTATGGTGGGGGTGACGCGGGTTGGAGCGATCCGAGGCGCCTCAGAGACCAACCGAATGTGGCCGACCCGTACGAAAGAATTTTATCATATATAGGTCCAAGAGAACCAGGTCAGTTTGAATCGAATTGATGAATTAACGTAAACTAACGCAAGATCTGGGGTATAGTCTCAGACGAAATATGGTAAATTGTCTATCTTTCAGGTTTCTGCCAAAGTCATAGGCTTTGATTGTCCAAGAGTCGATTGTCCAAGGCATACGACCTCCTCCTACATGGACGCAACCATCTTGTCACAACTATCACAAGGATGCACTCAGAACTTCTTGATCATGACCTCATTTTTGTTTTTAAAGACTGCCTGTCCAGGCAGTCCATTGTGGACATGCCGTCCCGAATCGAGGCCCAAGCCGGGAAATAAGTACAAGTCAGACCGAGATTCCCTGAGCCATGCGATGCAAATTTCGAAGCCTTTAGTTCAAAGAAAAAGCACGCCACGCCCTCCATACCCCGTTTCCTTTCTACCCGTTGTCCTTGTCACGCCAGAAACTACAAGCATTTTAACTTAAGCCTGCAATTTGTCGTTAGTATTTTGGTTCTCTGAACAAGTGTCTTGCCATATATAGAGTTCTGAATCCTCCAAAGGCGTCGAATCATCGTACCTTGATGGCGAACTTGCGCTGAGGGAAGTGAACAGTGcgcttcttggtcttctcgAGGACGCGAGACTTCTCCTCAGGTGATAGTCGGCGACGGATGGCACGAGTCTGCTTGGGTCGGAGGTCGAGAGGGGCGtacttcttgttcttgtagaACAGGCGAAGCTGAGCCCTTTGCTTGGCGTTGATAACGGTCAGGACACGGGCGATCGACTTGCGGATGTCATGGCTGTTTGAAACGCATTAGCGATACGCCACTTTTGATTTTACGAtctccttcaacaccaatgTTGCAGAGAGAGAAATGCTCACATCCTGTTCAGCTTGGAGCCAGAAGAGGCGACCTTCTGGATGCGGAGTTGACCAAGCTCGGTCTTGAGCTCAGCGAGCTGCTTTGTCAAatcatccttgttcttgccCCAGAGCGcaccagccttgaccttgcccGACGACTGCAACCTGTCAGCGATTTGTCCTTCCCATATTCATGTTTTGTGTGTTGCTATATCGAAACAATGGCCGAGGCTCGAGGGTGGAAAAACGATCGTGAATGTGTTTTGTGTGTTTTGGTCGATGAAAAGTTCGAAAGATTTGACAGCCGCACGAGACGCCGACAAAACAAGCCGACAACTACCGTGACAGAGGGCGAGGATTATTCGTACTCACCATCTTGAATAGCTTCGAAGTGGTATGCGAAGTGGTGTCGACGAGGTGTTGGGAAGATATCTGCCTCAAGCTTTCAGTGTCGCGATATCGTTGCCGTGCGCAGGTTAGAAATTTAGGGCTTTGAGGCAGGCAGTGGGGCAGCCTCCTGCACAAAGAATTTTGATTTCGGAGTGGCACGTGTGATATCACGTGACTGGATCCAGACGCTAGCGTAAGGCGGTGTGAGTCCCGATTCTGCCATCCCTCGGACATGGGTCGTCAGGGTGTTGATGGGTGAGGTGGAAGGCTAGTTCAGGTTGACGATTATACGAATACATCACCATATTGTCACGAAGCCAGAATTTTAATAGACAGAATGTCGACAACGAATGGAGTCGCCGGATGGGCCCAGCTTCGACAACAAGCTCGACAGTTGGAGACCCAGGTACATCAAACAATACCATGCGCCAGACTATTAGCTGACGTCGTCGTAACTTAGACGGAGACCTTGTTCCACACATATTCGCAGTTCTCGACAGCCTCTAACGTACCACCAAAGCctacagaagaagagcgcGAAACAGAAAGAAAGTTGGAAGAATTGCTAGAGAAGGTATGCGCTGATTTTGTTCGCTGGTAAGCTGCTATACGACATACTAACATCGCATCAGCGCGAAACAGTCAACGACCAGCTCACTCGACTTCTTGATTCCGAACCCAATCTCGCATCCTCCGCTTCAAAACAGAACAACCTGTCCCTCCTTCGAAGGAAGCTTACTGGCCATCAGAGAGATCTGGCGCGCCTGCGTTCAACGCTACAACAAGCGCGCGATCGGGCGAACCTTCTGACCAATGTCCGCTCGGATATCGATGAATACCGCCAGAACAACCCTGAAGCTGCCGAGGCTGATTACATGCTGGAAGAGCGCAATCGTATCGACAATAGCAACAATATGGCGGACAGTGTTCTCAGCCAAGCGTACGCAGTTAATGACAACTTTAATCTGCAGCGTGAAACCTTGGCGAGTATCAATCGGAGGATTACGCACGCGGCAAGCCAAGTACCTGGGATCAATACGCTGATCGGAAGGATATCGGCAAAGAAGAGGAGGGACGGGATTATCATGGGAAGCTTTGTTGCGTTCTGTTTTATtgttttcttcctcttctcgtAAAACTGACGAGCTTGCCTTTGTATAATGCACAGGTGTTCAGGGGTATCAGCGTGTTTGATATTGTACAATCATGGTGGGACCATGGATGTCTAGGATGTCTAAAGTTACAATCGTCTTCCTCTACTAGAAGGCGTCTAATTACAGCATTTTTGGAACCTCAAGATGGTGTTTGCCTGGATGTTGCTCCTTTGCAGTGGCGGGCAAGGTAGCTTCGttcctcatctcatcgaCTATACGTGAGAGGCCCTTTGCCAAGCCCTCTGCTTCAACGGGATGAGCGGTTCCGCTGCCCGCCCACCGAACCCGGCAATACTGATCGACAAGAAAGACGTATCCGACCTTGCTGTTGAGTAGACCGATGGATTCGCGAATGTCGTCGGTAACGCCTCGTCGCACAAGGAAGTATTTGTCCCAATCCTTCTCTGGGAACTGCTTTCGCAATGAACCCATGAAGAAACGCACCAACCATGCCTTGCCGGCATTATCTTCATAGTTGATGTGGACAATCTGTGTCGTACCCGGGTGTTTGTTTAGCACTTCATGGAGCCCGGGGTTTTCCACCTTAGATGTAAAGGTCGCAGCTTGCTGCTCGGCCCAGCGGCTGCTGAAGAAAGAGACGACTGTTGCCTTGCCAGTAAGGAGTGGTGTAGTATCGCGTGGGTTCTTATCCGTCTTCAATAGAGTTTCGCCGTAAAAGTTGGGGAAGAATAGTGACAACTCGGCCTTAAATAGGCGTGGGGGCGCGATGAAGGATTTACCCTCATGGTATTGAAGGTTGCCCCAATCTCGAAAGTACGGCCGTGAAATCTTCGCAGTTCTGTGTACAAAGAAGCGTTagtgtgtgtgtgtgtgtgtgttACCAGCCGGCCTTTATGGTCTTACAGCTCCTTGCGCCGTTGCAAGTGCTTGTCATAATTAACAAAATCCTCACGTCGCTGTCGCAGCGATCGACTATCAATTCCAGTGTTCTCTCCAGCTTTAGGCGGTAGGGGCATTCCGAtcggacgaggaagaggtttCGGTACGAAGTGTCCTTCTTGTCGCTTTCCATAACTTCGTGGAGCCTCAATTGGCTTAGCAACATTTTCTTGAGGATTCAACGATGCGCCAGATCCAGGCTTTTCAGTCCTCGCTAGTCGGATGGTCGAAGTGGTGAACGAGCGACGAGCCTCGCAAAGGAAACATGTTAGAGGTCGGCGAGTGAGGCCGGAGAGGCTCAGCTCGAGTCGTCGTGAtgccatcatggctggcaggggaggggaggggacGGACTTTGCGGCTCTCCAAACCTGAGATCCGACGTTGGAAAATTCACTTGAGTTTCCATAGAGTCCCCACGTTTGACGGGAGCAGTGGAGCACAGGGCCATTGCCTGTATCGGCAGTGTGGGGGTGAGATAGAGCCGAAGATGCGGTTCGATCGGGCTTAGTATTCGTCAGTGCCGTCATTCCCCCGGATTGGCGGTTATCCACGGACGGGGCCGATGGAAGCCAGCCCTTCGGCTTAAACTGCCATGGATATTTACCATCTCCTCTCTCTTATGAGGATGACTCGGGCTCTTCTATTGACAATCTCTGaacattcttctcctccttacAGGCCAAATTGCTAGCAACCATGTTTCTTCAACGAGGATCCCGTGTGCTACAGAAGCAATGGCATGTTGCCAGAGGCATGGGCAGCATGGCAATGGGCTCTCGAGCTCCTATGATGGCCAAGACTCAAAGATGGTTCAGTGAATCCAGAAGATTAATGGCTATCAAACCTGTTGTTCTGGCTGACATTGGTGAAGGTAAGCCTGTGAACGCGAATTACCCCATGTCATCCGGTCTGACTAACACAAGCCAGGCATCGTTGAATGTGAAGTCATTCAATGGTTCGTGGAACCCGGTGCCCGCGTCGAAGAGTTCTCTCCGCTATGCGAAGTCCAAAGTGATAAGGCGTCTGTGGAGATTACAAGCCGCTTCTCAGGCgtggtcaagaagctgcaCTACGAAGCCGGCGAAATGGCCAAAGTCGGCAAGCCCTTTGTTGACATTGATATTGAAGGCGAGGCAAAGGCCGAGGACGTTGACGCACTATCAAATCAACAAGCCGACAAAGAGGATGTTCCTCCGCCACCACCTACAGAAACTCAGGCCGGAACAGAGCAGCAAGCGAGTCTAGAAGCGCCTGTCGAGACACcagtcaaggagaagggcaaatGCGCCAGCATCGCTACTCCAGCTGTGCGACACCTTTCCAAGGAGCTCAATGTGAATATCGCAGATGTTGATGGCACTGGAAGAGATGGCAGGGTTCTCAAGGAAGATATCTACAGATTTATCAAGGAGAGGGATGCCAAAGATAGTGCCCAGCAAGTATCGCCAACTGCTGCGTCTTCCAAGCCCCAAGACACCTCGGTACAAGCCGAAACAGTTGTGCCTCTTTCTAACACACAACTGCAGATGTTCAAGACTATGACAAGGTCCTTGACTATCCCACACTTTCTCTACGCGGACGAGGTTGACTTCTCGAGTCTCGTGGAGCTTCGGAAGCGACTGAACCGCGTTATTGCCAAGGGTCCTACAGTCGTGGGACAACCTAGCAAGCTATCATATCTACcctttataattaaggctGTCTCATTAGCGTTGAACCAGTACCCAATGCTCAATGCCAGGGTGGATGTTGACCCCAAGACTAACAGGCCATGCCTCGTCCATCGATCACAACACAACATTGGTATCGCTATGGACACCACCGGGGGGCTCGTCGTGCCCGTGATCAAGAACGTCGCTTCTCTCAACATCCTATCCATTGCGGCAGAGCTCTCGCGGCTTCAGGCATTGGCCAGCCAGGGTAAGCTTAAGCCAGCTGATTTCCAAGGGGGCACCATCACAGTGTCCAATATTGGAAACGTGGGTGGTACATATGTCAGTCCTGTCATTGTGGAACGTGAAGTGGCCATTCTGGGCATTGGACGCATGCGCACAGTACCTGCGTTTGACGAGAACGacaatgttgtcaagaagcaggTCACCAACTTCAGCTGGAGTGCTGATCACCGAGTTATTGATGGCGCTACCATGGCGCGAGCCGCTGAGGTAGTAAGACAAATAGTGGAAGAGCCGGATCTTATGGTAATGCATCTGAAATAGATAAGAGGGGCGTTAATGTATATAATCTAGATTACCAAAAAATTCATAAATTACGAACCCGGAAGGGGATATACAAAGCTGGTGAGACGCTGCTGAGCCGTGATATTGCATTGTTCCTCGGCAATGGCTCCCGGTTTGGCTAAATCTTGAGGTCTCATTTTTGTTAATGGCCAAGCGAAGGGAGTGAGTGGCCGGAGAATCCAGACAATCTGAATCTGCATGAagaatgatgatgttggCCCAAGCTATAAACCCTGATTCCGTTGCATTGATAACCTCGTGATGCAAATCGCTCAGGCCCCAAGATGCCGAATGGGTGTTACTGTGCATGATGACAACACACCGACCCGAAGCTTCCAATTACATTTCAAGTATTTGTATGAGCTATCACTCGTTCGCTTGTCGGTCAGAGGCATTTTCAATCAGACGCGCTGAGCCGCGGTCAAGTGTGCTGAGTTGTCATGATGCAGGAGACTTAATGTTCGTCGGAATAGCTGGAAGCCGATGCCGTGACGGATGTCTCCTCACGAGCAAAATTACAAGAAACCTCATAGGCTCATGGCAACGGACGGCATACATCGCATAGTACTGATGGGTTTAGTGCAAGAACATTTGTGTGTATTTCTGCCCTAATAAGTGAAGCAGATCATGGATCTTCTAAGATGAGTTGATAATATAGCAACCCTCAAAACTGACTTCGCATCTCGCTCAAATTTGGCTCTCATGCGCGCGTAGCGTAAAATCAGAACCCTGGGGATGAGGGAGTACCTTtccttcccttcccttcTTTTTAGCCTATCCGTGTAAGCAAGCAGCCCCAGTTGTGCTCATGCGGTACAACGACTGTAACTCTGACACTTTGCGGGGGACTGCACCAAGCTAGCTAGTCTCCTTTTCCCTGGTCGCGCCTCATCGGAGAGCTGTCCGAGTGCGTAGGTACTGGGCAATGACGAGACTCTTGGTTCCAAACGCCTTTTAAATCTTGAACTCCAGAATCCTGAATGCATATATAACCATAACGCTGTGACTCCCTGCTTGATAATAAGACCTCGCCTAAAATGGTCCATAATGACTGTGTATGGCGGGTCGGCAGTGTATGATGAAGCCGGTAAATATGTACCAAATGATGTAAAGCGTATATAACGATGTTTTCCAACGCCGCCTAATGCTCATGGCTTGTCTTGAGATTTGGTGATTGTTTCCAACACGTTACTGAGCGCTTCTCGCTCCACCTCTTCTATGGGCCGGCTGACGTCGATGGTGATAACATCCTTTTCATCGGCCAAAGGCCGCTCAAGGGTCTCGAATTGGCTATGGACCATGTTGGCACCCATGTAATGGTTTTGTCGTTGGGCGACACgagcgagaagaagctcctcaGAAGCGTCGAGGAAAACGAAGTGGATCTGAATGCGGTGATCGTAGTATCCAGCAACGCGGATGACATCGCGATACTTGCGCTTGAGAGCCGAGCAAGTAAGGACGACTCCATTGGATCCGGAATTCAGTCTCTTGATGGATTCTTCCCGTAAAGCTGTGAGCCAATCCCATCGATCGGCATCAGTTAGGGGAATACCATTTCGCATCTTATCAATATTGGCTGGAGGGTGGAACTAATGAGAAAACCGTGTTAGTGGTGACGCCGGGGCATTGTCATAACGTGGGGCGTTCTGCAAAAAGTTCTACATACCGAATCGCCCTCAATATAGGGCAGGCCTAATGATTGAGCCAAATATCCAGCGACTGTTGTCTTTCCACAGCCGGCAGGGCCCGTAACCAGCCAGATGTGTTGTTGTCCCTGGGCTTTGTGGCCATTGATGGAGGCAGAGTTGACGGATGGGGGCGCTACCGTCATTGGTGACGATGTGGTGGGCGGCAAAGTAATGGTAGTTGGTTTTGTGGGAGTCTTGATTGACATTGGTGTGGGTTCGTAGGAAAGCATTTTCGTATGAAGTAATTGAGAGAGCCGAAGCCGATCTTTTAGGAATATTTATAATGTTAAAGAAGCCCTTTCGCAAGTTTGTTGTTGCCCCTAATGACGCCTGCCGCTTGGTGTATAACTGAAGGTCGAGGTGAGATTGGCAGT contains these protein-coding regions:
- a CDS encoding hypothetical protein (At least one base has a quality score < 10), with translation MDHSAPFAHHHQQQNQPTSFESEKVDYGFDSLLGHDTCLTHGLDSLGTCNNTENACLDQRCFDHYGKTAAIKNALDIGLDLKHGTDTISQRHDQANNARSTRAKSRTQSNISSSPARTLSTAAMRVSAHRQKRRRQSEQTHQYHHQLDYQQSSHVHRMHSPHSIQQDQNLQHIDPTAVLQTVNENLQHNFNMPLLDSQHTSFGEFQHQNHAFSMPSLYDRWPQAVAPSWANMMGQANVANCMPMSWTQHMGCNNAASVDCTSACGDAKCWSQCGDGDHADCCFDASCDEFDFSHAACCFEPTCAALEPCLDASCQEAAIPCNDSHCVSTTVSTTPASVSVTTPSAEPEPVVNTLMSPVEPGQGVPLDIDSAMGHDFGDFSHEIGPSFTEDLNQHVGNLASRPSGPGLSHNGAFSMPSQSPTPKTELAEKQAIKGEADFTCQWLCEGDGVLCSKRFGSNKELQDHCKNEHVKTLQKGENGFCCTWYACIRPGPFSQKSKLERHMQTHTGYKPVKCEICGIMLSAKQSLEQHMRTHSGEKPWKCEHPGCEARFKQQSALSKYVNSWLNTKC
- a CDS encoding hypothetical protein (At least one base has a quality score < 10), translating into MDHSAPFAHHHQQQNQPTSFESEKVDYGFDSLLGHDTCLTHGLDSLGTCNNTENACLDQRCFDHYGKTAAIKNALDIGLDLKHGTDTISQRHDQANNARSTRAKSRTQSNISSSPARTLSTAAMRVSAHRQKRRRQSEQTHQYHHQLDYQQSSHVHRMHSPHSIQQDQNLQHIDPTAVLQTVNENLQHNFNMPLLDSQHTSFGEFQHQNHAFSMPSLYDRWPQAVAPSWANMMGQANVANCMPMSWTQHMGCNNAASVDCTSACGDAKCWSQCGDGDHADCCFDASCDEFDFSHAACCFEPTCAALEPCLDASCQEAAIPCNDSHCVSTTVSTTPASVSVTTPSAEPEPVVNTLMSPVEPGQGVPLDIDSAMGHDFGDFSHEIGPSFTEDLNQHVGNLASRPSGPGLSHNGAFSMPSQSPTPKTELAEKQAIKGEADFTCQWLCEGDGVLCSKRFGSNKELQDHCKNEHVKTLQKGENGFCCTWYACIRPGPFSQKSKLERHMQTHTGYKPVKCEICGIMLSAKQSLEQHMRTHSGEKPWKCEHPGCEARFKQQSALTMHMRTHTGEKPLQCEICGKRFGESSNLSKHRRTHNVRGNHVCEHCGKDFHRLDQLRRHLQTHLQDGGRKSSKSS
- a CDS encoding hypothetical protein (At least one base has a quality score < 10), which produces MDHSAPFAHHHQQQNQPTSFESEKVDYGFDSLLGHDTCLTHGLDSLGTCNNTENACLDQRCFDHYGKTAAIKNALDIGLDLKHGTDTISQRHDQANNARSTRAKSRTQSNISSSPARTLSTAAMRVSAHRQKRRRQSEQTHQYHHQLDYQQSSHVHRMHSPHSIQQDQNLQHIDPTAVLQTVNENLQHNFNMPLLDSQHTSFGEFQHQNHAFSMPSLYDRWPQAVAPSWANMMGQANVANCMPMSWTQHMGCNNAASVDCTSACGDAKCWSQCGDGDHADCCFDASCDEFDFSHAACCFEPTCAALEPCLDASCQEAAIPCNDSHCVSTTVSTTPASVSVTTPSAEPEPVVNTLMSPVEPGQGVPLDIDSAMGHDFGDFSHEIGPSFTEDLNQHVGNLASRPSGPGLSHNGAFSMPSQSPTPKTELAEKQAIKGEADFTCQWLCEGDGVLCSKRFGSNKELQDHCKNEHVKTLQKGENGFCCTWYACIRPGPFSQKSKLERHMQTHTGCELSQMVEYQAPSRRTY
- a CDS encoding 60S ribosomal protein L35, which codes for MSSGKVKAGALWGKNKDDLTKQLAELKTELGQLRIQKVASSGSKLNRIHDIRKSIARVLTVINAKQRAQLRLFYKNKKYAPLDLRPKQTRAIRRRLSPEEKSRVLEKTKKRTVHFPQRKFAIKA
- a CDS encoding 2-oxoisovalerate dehydrogenase E2 component (dihydrolipoyl transacylase), translating into MFLQRGSRVLQKQWHVARGMGSMAMGSRAPMMAKTQRWFSESRRLMAIKPVVLADIGEGIVECEVIQWFVEPGARVEEFSPLCEVQSDKASVEITSRFSGVVKKLHYEAGEMAKVGKPFVDIDIEGEAKAEDVDALSNQQADKEDVPPPPPTETQAGTEQQASLEAPVETPVKEKGKCASIATPAVRHLSKELNVNIADVDGTGRDGRVLKEDIYRFIKERDAKDSAQQVSPTAASSKPQDTSVQAETVVPLSNTQLQMFKTMTRSLTIPHFLYADEVDFSSLVELRKRLNRVIAKGPTVVGQPSKLSYLPFIIKAVSLALNQYPMLNARVDVDPKTNRPCLVHRSQHNIGIAMDTTGGLVVPVIKNVASLNILSIAAELSRLQALASQGKLKPADFQGGTITVSNIGNVGGTYVSPVIVEREVAILGIGRMRTVPAFDENDNVVKKQVTNFSWSADHRVIDGATMARAAEVVRQIVEEPDLMVMHLK